The following coding sequences are from one Megamonas funiformis window:
- a CDS encoding 5-formyltetrahydrofolate cyclo-ligase: MLTQLTNNKKVQRKELLAKRRALTLIQKNEYSAVITKKLVELEEYKNSQICFLYASMPDEFQTKELIVNALKAGKQICLPYITDKNMKIMQATLIKSLDELVVGAYNILTVKEKNLRIVKPQDIDFILVPAVGLDKKGYRLGMGGGYYDRYLVKAINAKKIAAVYDCQVVDEVIKDDYDIKVDMILTENTTIKYR; the protein is encoded by the coding sequence ATGCTAACCCAGCTAACAAATAATAAAAAAGTTCAACGTAAAGAACTTTTAGCAAAAAGAAGAGCGTTAACATTAATCCAGAAAAATGAGTATTCAGCAGTAATTACAAAGAAACTTGTAGAACTTGAGGAATATAAAAATTCTCAGATATGTTTTTTATATGCTTCAATGCCTGATGAATTTCAGACAAAAGAATTAATAGTAAATGCTCTCAAGGCAGGCAAACAAATTTGCCTGCCTTATATTACTGATAAAAATATGAAAATAATGCAAGCAACTTTAATAAAATCTTTAGATGAATTAGTTGTAGGTGCATATAATATTTTGACAGTAAAAGAAAAAAATCTAAGAATTGTAAAGCCACAAGATATAGATTTTATTTTAGTGCCTGCTGTAGGACTAGATAAAAAAGGTTATCGACTCGGTATGGGTGGTGGCTATTATGATAGATATTTAGTAAAAGCTATCAACGCTAAGAAAATAGCAGCAGTATATGATTGTCAAGTAGTTGATGAAGTAATCAAAGACGATTACGATATCAAAGTAGATATGATTTTGACAGAAAATACTACTATAAAATACAGATAA
- the secF gene encoding protein translocase subunit SecF produces the protein MARFDIIGKRKIWYAISSLLIIASLFFMVTRGFNMGIDFTGGTIMDLRFEKAVNINDVRAVLNEYNLSNSTIQLSGESSSSTESENVMIRTVDLEEQERKEVMAGLTDKLGAYQVLREEKVGATMGTELIMNAIYATIISWLLIIAYVSYRFEFKFGISAVLGLAHNVIIVLGAFALTQRQIDSSFVAALLTIIGYSINDTIVIFDRIRENLKLHFRKNGDIVELVNTSIYQTMTRSIYTVSTVLFATFALYFFGGDTTKDFAFALLIGFFCGAYTSIFIASPLWVTFRRYSDKKRLAKRMADTGK, from the coding sequence ATGGCTAGATTTGATATTATTGGTAAACGCAAGATATGGTATGCAATATCTTCATTATTGATTATTGCCAGCTTGTTTTTCATGGTAACTCGTGGCTTTAATATGGGTATTGACTTTACTGGTGGTACTATCATGGATTTACGCTTTGAAAAGGCTGTAAATATAAATGATGTACGTGCTGTTTTAAATGAATATAATTTGAGCAATAGTACAATTCAGCTTTCTGGAGAATCTAGTTCATCTACAGAATCTGAAAATGTAATGATAAGAACTGTAGATTTAGAAGAACAAGAACGCAAAGAAGTAATGGCTGGTTTAACTGATAAACTAGGTGCATATCAAGTGCTTCGTGAAGAAAAAGTCGGTGCTACAATGGGTACTGAACTTATCATGAATGCTATATATGCTACAATTATTTCATGGTTATTGATTATTGCTTATGTATCTTATCGTTTTGAATTTAAATTCGGTATTTCAGCAGTATTAGGCTTAGCACACAATGTAATTATTGTACTTGGGGCTTTTGCACTTACTCAGCGTCAAATAGATTCTTCATTTGTAGCAGCATTACTTACAATTATCGGTTACTCTATAAATGATACTATCGTTATTTTTGACCGTATCCGTGAAAATTTAAAATTGCATTTTAGAAAAAATGGCGATATTGTAGAACTTGTAAATACAAGTATTTATCAGACTATGACTCGCTCTATTTATACAGTATCTACAGTATTATTTGCTACATTTGCACTTTATTTCTTTGGCGGAGATACAACAAAAGATTTTGCCTTTGCTTTATTGATAGGTTTCTTCTGTGGTGCATATACATCTATATTCATTGCCAGCCCACTTTGGGTTACATTTAGAAGATATTCTGATAAAAAACGTTTAGCAAAACGCATGGCAGATACAGGTAAATAA
- the tgt gene encoding tRNA guanosine(34) transglycosylase Tgt, which yields MKPAITYELIKQCPHTGARAGRIHTPHGSFDTPIFMPVGTQASVKTLAPEELKEMGAGIILSNNYHLFLRPGSKLVKEAGGLHKFMNWDRAILTDSGGFQVFSLGDLRKISEEGVTFRSHIDGSKKFLSPEIATQSQMDLGADIIMAFDECVPYPADFKYTRESMELTLRWAQRCKDTMTNPNQGLFGIVQGGMYKDLRIECANRLVDMDFPGYAVGGLSVGEPKELMYEMLDITLEHLPQNKARYLMGVGTPDCLVEGVMRGIDMFDCVYPTRVARNGTAMTWNGRLVIKNAQYEHDFHPIDEHCNCYTCRNYSRAYIRHLVRVNEIFGLRLLTIHNLHFLIDFMRQMRQSIMEDRFPEFYRKFTANFSFNAKSV from the coding sequence ATGAAACCTGCAATTACTTATGAACTTATAAAGCAGTGTCCACATACTGGAGCACGTGCTGGTCGTATTCACACACCACATGGTAGTTTTGATACACCTATTTTTATGCCTGTAGGTACTCAGGCTAGTGTTAAGACTTTAGCACCGGAAGAATTAAAAGAAATGGGTGCTGGAATTATTTTAAGTAACAATTATCATTTATTTTTGCGTCCTGGCTCTAAGCTTGTTAAAGAAGCTGGCGGTTTGCACAAATTTATGAATTGGGATAGAGCTATTTTGACAGATAGTGGCGGATTTCAGGTATTTAGTTTAGGCGATTTGCGTAAAATATCTGAAGAAGGTGTAACTTTCCGTTCTCATATCGATGGTTCTAAAAAGTTTTTATCTCCAGAGATTGCTACACAATCACAAATGGATTTAGGTGCAGATATAATCATGGCATTTGATGAATGTGTGCCATATCCTGCTGATTTCAAATATACTCGTGAGTCTATGGAGCTTACACTTCGTTGGGCACAGCGTTGTAAAGATACGATGACAAATCCAAATCAAGGTTTATTCGGTATCGTACAAGGTGGTATGTATAAAGATTTACGTATCGAATGTGCTAATCGTTTAGTGGATATGGATTTCCCTGGATATGCTGTTGGTGGTTTAAGTGTTGGTGAACCAAAAGAATTGATGTATGAAATGCTCGATATCACTTTGGAACATTTACCACAAAATAAAGCACGTTATTTGATGGGTGTAGGTACACCGGATTGTTTAGTTGAAGGCGTAATGAGAGGTATAGATATGTTTGACTGTGTATACCCTACTCGTGTAGCTAGAAATGGAACAGCTATGACATGGAATGGTCGTTTAGTAATAAAAAATGCACAGTATGAGCATGATTTCCACCCAATTGATGAACATTGTAATTGCTATACTTGCAGAAATTATTCTAGAGCATATATTCGTCATTTAGTTCGTGTAAATGAAATCTTTGGTTTACGTTTATTAACAATCCATAATCTTCATTTCTTAATTGACTTTATGAGACAGATGCGTCAATCTATCATGGAAGATAGGTTCCCGGAATTTTATCGCAAATTTACAGCTAATTTCTCATTCAATGCAAAATCTGTGTAA
- the secD gene encoding protein translocase subunit SecD, with protein sequence MKQNPLLKLLAVIIVIVGVFAAFIAPLAGSIRQGLDLQGGTHVVLEGVDTEQAQVNDDAMNRVVKIMEKRVNELGLTEPIIQREGERRIIIELPGVKDPDKAIAVLGKTAMLEFKDEEGNTVLSGTDLKDAREQTTQNNQNEVAIEFTDEGAQKFADLTSANVGRTIAILLDGEVLTAPRVNEPITGGKAVITGSRNLEEAHNLAVLLRSGALPVKVDIIETRTVGPTLGQDSKDKSVFAFTVGVGAIFVFMLLFYRVSGLIANLSLMAYVIILLFVLKLLDATLTLPGVAGIILSIGMAVDANVLIFEHFKEEVKAGKTLRMAMDSGFKRAFTTIFDSNLTTIIAAAVLFFFGTGPIRGFAITLGLGVVISMFTAITLTQFMLKHLIAARLFTDPRIYGVSLGHKVKDGDMK encoded by the coding sequence TTGAAACAAAATCCTTTATTGAAATTATTAGCGGTAATTATTGTTATCGTTGGTGTTTTTGCTGCATTTATAGCACCACTAGCTGGCTCAATAAGACAAGGTTTAGACCTTCAAGGTGGTACTCATGTCGTTTTAGAAGGTGTAGATACAGAGCAAGCACAAGTTAATGATGATGCTATGAACCGTGTAGTAAAAATCATGGAAAAACGTGTAAATGAACTTGGTTTAACAGAGCCAATCATTCAGCGTGAAGGCGAACGCCGTATTATCATCGAGCTTCCTGGTGTTAAAGATCCAGATAAAGCTATTGCTGTACTTGGTAAAACAGCTATGCTTGAATTCAAAGATGAAGAAGGCAATACTGTTTTAAGCGGTACAGATTTAAAAGATGCTAGAGAACAAACTACACAAAATAATCAAAATGAAGTAGCTATTGAATTCACTGATGAAGGTGCTCAAAAATTTGCTGATTTGACTTCTGCAAATGTAGGCAGAACAATTGCTATTTTACTTGATGGTGAAGTTTTAACAGCTCCACGTGTTAATGAACCAATTACTGGCGGTAAAGCAGTAATCACAGGTTCTAGAAATCTTGAAGAAGCACATAATTTAGCAGTGCTTTTACGTTCTGGTGCACTTCCTGTAAAAGTTGATATTATAGAAACTCGTACAGTAGGCCCAACACTTGGTCAAGATAGTAAAGATAAAAGCGTATTTGCATTCACTGTTGGTGTAGGTGCGATTTTTGTATTTATGTTACTTTTCTATCGTGTTTCTGGTTTGATTGCAAATTTAAGCTTGATGGCTTATGTAATAATTTTATTATTCGTACTTAAATTATTAGATGCTACGCTTACACTTCCAGGGGTGGCGGGTATTATCTTGTCTATCGGTATGGCGGTTGATGCCAACGTACTTATCTTTGAACATTTCAAAGAAGAAGTAAAAGCTGGCAAGACACTTCGCATGGCGATGGATTCAGGTTTTAAACGTGCCTTTACTACAATTTTTGACTCAAACTTAACTACAATTATTGCAGCAGCAGTATTATTCTTCTTTGGTACAGGTCCAATTCGTGGTTTTGCCATTACTTTAGGTCTTGGTGTTGTCATCAGTATGTTTACAGCTATTACATTAACACAGTTTATGCTTAAACATTTGATTGCAGCTAGATTATTCACTGACCCACGTATTTATGGTGTATCTTTAGGTCATAAAGTAAAGGACGGTGACATGAAATAA
- a CDS encoding AraC family transcriptional regulator codes for MPIKIRKTLLHEPITFDTIGNHWDQVPIYRPNGYPLYHYLQTEKGVGKIEIQGKSYLLNENEGILIAPFIPHSYAKKTDEWFTMFITFTGTMESSLSQALGNKQIIFIPKEQGIIIAKELFDMISQYENPSADAKYFSLASYHLLMNFIDNSAFNLLNEPLYQKYVLPVIKEIETSYASEITVQKLSQQVYVTPQYLSRLFSKFLGCSVYKYLTNYRINKAKELLLTHQRMEIQQISQLVGFLDTSHFIAMFKKFTGITPLDFRKLN; via the coding sequence ATGCCTATAAAAATTCGTAAAACATTACTTCATGAGCCAATTACATTTGATACAATTGGCAATCATTGGGATCAAGTACCAATCTATCGACCAAATGGTTATCCATTATACCATTATCTCCAAACAGAAAAAGGTGTTGGTAAAATAGAAATTCAAGGTAAATCGTATTTATTAAATGAAAATGAAGGTATTTTAATTGCTCCATTTATACCTCATTCCTATGCTAAAAAAACAGATGAATGGTTTACCATGTTTATTACCTTTACAGGAACTATGGAAAGTAGTCTTTCTCAAGCATTAGGTAATAAACAAATCATTTTTATTCCTAAAGAACAAGGTATTATTATTGCAAAAGAATTATTTGATATGATATCTCAATATGAGAATCCTTCTGCTGATGCAAAATATTTTTCTTTAGCTAGTTATCATCTATTAATGAATTTTATAGATAATTCAGCTTTTAATTTATTGAATGAACCTTTATATCAAAAATATGTATTACCTGTAATTAAAGAAATCGAAACTTCATATGCTAGTGAAATCACAGTGCAAAAATTAAGCCAACAAGTTTATGTTACACCGCAATATTTATCGCGTTTATTCTCTAAATTCTTAGGTTGCTCTGTCTATAAATATCTGACAAATTATCGCATCAATAAAGCAAAAGAATTATTACTAACTCATCAACGCATGGAAATTCAACAGATTTCTCAATTAGTAGGTTTTTTAGATACTAGCCATTTTATTGCTATGTTTAAAAAATTTACAGGAATAACACCTCTTGATTTTCGCAAACTCAATTAA
- the yajC gene encoding preprotein translocase subunit YajC produces MSDSMMASLYSYGPIVLMVIIFYFLLYRPQKKQQKQRNTMMDNLKVGHRILTIGGIHGEITYIDLEKSDFIRIRIADNVEIKISSAAVARDLTQEKTNANPANK; encoded by the coding sequence ATGAGTGATTCAATGATGGCAAGTCTTTATTCCTATGGACCAATAGTATTAATGGTAATAATTTTCTATTTCTTACTTTATCGTCCACAGAAAAAACAACAAAAACAACGCAATACAATGATGGACAATTTAAAAGTAGGTCATCGTATTTTAACTATAGGTGGTATCCATGGGGAAATTACTTATATTGATTTAGAAAAATCTGATTTCATTAGAATTAGAATTGCTGATAATGTAGAAATTAAAATCAGCAGTGCTGCTGTAGCTAGAGATTTAACTCAGGAAAAAACAAATGCTAACCCAGCTAACAAATAA
- the queA gene encoding tRNA preQ1(34) S-adenosylmethionine ribosyltransferase-isomerase QueA, translating into MLLNEFDYNLPEELIAQTPCAKRDHSRLMVLNRKEKTIEHKHFYDIKQYLRKGDTLVFNDTKVMPARLIGHRAKTGGKVEVFLLKRLTNTNQWEVLVKPGKKAQLGNIIEFSDELACEVVGHTNFGGRIVEFKFDGIFEEILDRLGETPLPPYIHEKLEDKNRYQTVYAREEGSAAAPTAGLHFTKELLAEIKEMGVNLAFVTLHVGLGTFRPVNVDNIEDHVMHKEFYHIEKEAADIINQTKANGGRVIAVGTTSIRTLESAAKEDGTISPIAEETGIFIYPGYKFKIVDSIITNFHLPKSTLIMLISAFAGREYVLSAYEEAVKEKYRFFSFGDAMFIE; encoded by the coding sequence ATGCTATTAAATGAGTTTGACTATAATCTTCCAGAAGAATTAATAGCTCAAACACCATGTGCTAAACGTGACCATTCACGCTTGATGGTGTTAAATCGCAAAGAAAAAACTATTGAACATAAACATTTTTATGATATTAAACAGTATTTACGCAAAGGTGATACTTTAGTATTTAATGATACAAAGGTAATGCCTGCTCGTCTTATTGGTCATAGAGCAAAAACAGGCGGTAAGGTTGAAGTATTTTTATTAAAGCGTTTAACAAATACTAATCAATGGGAAGTTTTAGTAAAACCAGGTAAAAAAGCTCAATTAGGTAATATCATTGAATTTAGTGATGAGCTTGCTTGTGAAGTTGTAGGTCATACAAATTTTGGCGGTCGTATTGTAGAATTTAAATTTGATGGTATCTTTGAAGAAATCTTGGATAGATTGGGTGAAACACCACTTCCACCATATATTCATGAAAAATTAGAAGATAAAAATCGCTATCAAACTGTATATGCAAGAGAAGAAGGCTCAGCAGCAGCACCAACAGCAGGTCTTCATTTTACAAAAGAATTATTAGCGGAAATAAAAGAAATGGGTGTAAATTTAGCTTTTGTAACACTTCATGTAGGTCTTGGCACTTTTCGCCCTGTAAATGTAGATAATATTGAAGATCATGTAATGCATAAAGAATTCTACCATATTGAAAAAGAAGCAGCAGATATTATCAATCAAACTAAAGCTAATGGTGGTAGAGTAATCGCTGTAGGTACAACATCTATCCGTACTTTAGAATCAGCTGCGAAAGAAGATGGCACTATCTCTCCAATAGCAGAAGAAACAGGCATTTTTATTTATCCTGGCTATAAATTTAAAATCGTAGATTCTATTATTACTAATTTCCATTTACCAAAATCAACTTTAATCATGTTAATCAGCGCTTTTGCTGGCAGAGAATATGTACTTTCTGCCTATGAAGAAGCAGTAAAAGAAAAATATCGTTTCTTTAGTTTTGGCGACGCTATGTTTATAGAATAA
- a CDS encoding beta-galactosidase produces MKNYQINLKKELNSIYPTLEHLQGVNPNGEHISFTNHYMMKDEKPFFGICGEFHFSRYDFHKWEDEIVKMKMAGINIIPTYIIWNHHEEIKGQFRWDGSFNIRYFVELCKKHQVEVILRVGPFVHGEARNGGLPDWLYGEPCNVRSNDERYLFYVKRYYQEIGNQVRGLFYKDGGPIIGVQLDNEYCHAGAPWEMTTGTSNEWINNGSYDTSVEEHHHHIEILKEFAIEAGMIAPIYTGTGWGGAQASPDTVLPLWGGYAFWPWIFYDESIKEHPVTPEFIYRNYRKPTYNFEPTYDSTTVPFACCEMGGGMTVFYKYRFQLPYHSVEAMANIKVAGGCNFVGYYVFHGGSNPLGLKTPYLNENATPKISYDYQAAIGEFGQVRESYARLKRLHYFFNSFQKEFCPTQTILPEGAEDILPTDVEQLRYAVRIDKNKGFIFINNYQDHLVSPDKNDFNLTLSLSDETLTIPEKNNLSLASEESCILPFNLTLAGLTLKYATTQLITKFAKDDVENYFFFMPQGMKPEYCFVNDSISNIEISQGTIIKENNKLFIEPISTDLSKLVITTVSGKIINIYTLTNYQSLNFWKFEVAGDTKVLLSENPILVDNDNIRVEANTNAIIIQTIDGLTDDLMRNICKIDETDLLKTYKFTKSAKSIPFTTEKIGKGKVLLHIDYANMRDLKEAILKIDYQGDIGYAFVNNELVADNFNNGASWEIGLDNIYRKIPNGDIYISISPLKENQVIKSDSPMAARSEETSNEIVSIDKISIEAIYEFIL; encoded by the coding sequence TTGAAAAATTATCAGATTAATTTAAAAAAAGAGTTAAATAGTATTTATCCAACTTTGGAGCATTTACAAGGTGTTAATCCTAATGGAGAACATATTAGTTTTACTAATCATTATATGATGAAAGATGAAAAACCATTTTTTGGTATTTGTGGTGAGTTTCACTTTAGTAGATATGATTTTCATAAATGGGAAGATGAAATAGTTAAAATGAAAATGGCAGGGATAAATATTATTCCTACTTATATCATTTGGAATCATCATGAAGAAATAAAAGGACAATTTAGATGGGATGGCTCATTTAATATTCGTTACTTTGTAGAACTTTGTAAAAAACATCAAGTAGAAGTTATTTTGCGTGTAGGTCCATTTGTACATGGTGAGGCTAGAAATGGAGGACTTCCAGATTGGTTATATGGTGAGCCTTGTAATGTGCGTTCTAATGATGAAAGATATTTATTTTATGTAAAAAGATATTATCAAGAAATTGGCAATCAAGTACGTGGATTATTTTATAAAGATGGTGGTCCTATTATTGGTGTTCAGTTGGATAATGAATATTGTCATGCTGGTGCACCTTGGGAGATGACTACAGGTACTAGCAATGAATGGATTAATAATGGTAGCTATGATACAAGTGTAGAAGAACATCATCATCATATAGAAATTTTAAAAGAATTTGCTATTGAAGCAGGAATGATAGCACCTATTTATACAGGAACTGGTTGGGGTGGAGCACAAGCATCACCAGATACTGTACTTCCATTGTGGGGTGGTTATGCTTTTTGGCCATGGATTTTTTACGATGAAAGTATAAAAGAACATCCAGTAACTCCAGAATTTATTTATCGTAATTATCGTAAGCCTACTTATAATTTTGAACCGACTTATGATTCGACTACAGTGCCTTTTGCTTGCTGTGAAATGGGTGGAGGGATGACTGTATTTTATAAATATCGTTTTCAATTACCATATCATAGTGTAGAAGCTATGGCTAATATAAAAGTTGCAGGGGGTTGTAACTTTGTTGGTTATTACGTATTTCATGGCGGATCTAATCCTTTGGGATTAAAAACACCATACTTAAATGAAAATGCTACCCCAAAAATTTCTTATGATTATCAAGCTGCAATTGGAGAATTTGGTCAAGTTCGTGAATCTTATGCTAGACTAAAGAGATTGCACTATTTCTTTAATAGTTTTCAAAAGGAATTTTGTCCTACTCAGACTATTTTACCAGAAGGGGCAGAAGACATTTTACCTACTGATGTGGAACAGTTACGTTATGCCGTACGTATAGATAAAAATAAAGGCTTTATATTCATTAATAACTATCAAGATCATTTAGTTTCTCCAGATAAAAATGATTTTAATTTAACTTTATCTTTATCTGATGAAACATTAACTATTCCAGAAAAGAATAATCTGAGTTTAGCTTCAGAAGAAAGTTGTATATTGCCATTTAATTTGACTTTAGCAGGATTGACTTTAAAATATGCTACTACACAATTAATTACAAAATTTGCTAAAGATGATGTGGAAAATTATTTCTTCTTTATGCCACAGGGTATGAAACCAGAATATTGTTTTGTTAATGATAGTATCAGCAACATAGAAATTTCTCAAGGAACAATTATTAAAGAAAATAATAAATTATTTATTGAACCGATTAGTACAGATTTATCTAAATTAGTAATTACTACAGTATCTGGTAAGATAATTAATATATATACTTTAACTAATTATCAAAGTTTAAATTTCTGGAAATTTGAAGTAGCAGGAGATACTAAGGTACTTTTATCTGAAAATCCAATTCTTGTAGATAATGATAATATTCGTGTAGAAGCAAATACAAATGCTATTATTATACAAACTATTGATGGATTAACAGACGATTTAATGAGAAATATTTGTAAAATAGATGAAACTGATTTATTAAAAACATATAAATTTACTAAATCAGCTAAATCTATACCATTTACTACAGAAAAAATTGGCAAAGGTAAGGTTTTATTGCATATAGATTATGCAAATATGCGAGATCTAAAAGAGGCTATTTTAAAAATAGATTATCAAGGTGATATTGGATATGCTTTTGTAAATAATGAATTAGTAGCAGATAATTTTAATAATGGTGCAAGTTGGGAAATTGGTTTGGATAATATCTATAGAAAAATTCCAAATGGCGATATTTATATTAGTATTTCTCCATTAAAAGAAAATCAAGTAATAAAAAGTGATTCACCAATGGCTGCTCGTAGTGAAGAAACTAGTAATGAAATTGTATCGATAGATAAAATTAGCATAGAAGCTATTTATGAATTTATTTTATAA
- a CDS encoding oligosaccharide MFS transporter, with amino-acid sequence MQISIKNRNYFALSAVSFLHLFAWSAAMSFFAIWLGQHLGIGATKTGLLYSANALAALCMQPVLGFISDKIGLKKTLLFTILIILLLIGPFFIYIYGPLLVSNFYLGAILGGIYLGFIFNAGYGVIDSYINKVSIKYGFEYGRARMWGSFGWAAATYTTGIAMNINPNLAFVSASLAALIAIICLSMAKVEISDVEMKKANSVSLKDIKHLLQNKDFLFLLFFMIGVGCVYDVYDQQFGVYFVSQFESQAEGNRWFGDLGAIQTFFEAIFLFVTPVIANKLGAKRTLILAGTIMSIRIIGSSLEWGPLWIAAVKCIHSFEKPLFLVGQFKYISKNFDLRLSASIYLGCLCTSSICASIFSPFFGSMYESIGFSQSYLYIGIVAGICTLISQKLLISDNKRVIDYKEIILAEEKMQEQRNKK; translated from the coding sequence ATGCAAATTAGTATAAAAAATAGAAATTATTTTGCTTTAAGTGCAGTTAGCTTTTTACATTTATTTGCATGGTCAGCAGCTATGTCATTTTTTGCTATTTGGCTTGGTCAGCATTTAGGTATAGGAGCAACTAAGACAGGATTATTATATTCAGCTAATGCTCTAGCAGCATTATGTATGCAACCAGTTTTAGGATTTATTTCTGATAAAATTGGATTGAAAAAAACATTGTTATTTACTATTTTGATAATTTTATTATTAATTGGACCATTTTTTATTTATATTTATGGACCATTACTTGTTTCTAATTTTTATTTAGGCGCTATTTTAGGAGGTATTTATCTAGGTTTTATTTTTAATGCAGGATATGGTGTTATTGATTCATATATAAATAAAGTTTCTATTAAATATGGTTTTGAATATGGCCGTGCTAGAATGTGGGGATCTTTTGGATGGGCAGCGGCTACATATACAACTGGCATTGCTATGAACATTAATCCTAATTTAGCATTTGTATCAGCATCTTTAGCTGCCTTAATTGCAATTATTTGTTTATCAATGGCTAAAGTAGAAATATCTGATGTAGAAATGAAAAAAGCAAATTCTGTTTCACTAAAGGATATTAAACATTTATTACAAAATAAAGACTTTTTATTTTTATTATTTTTTATGATAGGTGTTGGTTGTGTATATGATGTATATGATCAACAGTTTGGAGTATATTTTGTATCACAATTTGAATCACAAGCTGAGGGAAATCGTTGGTTTGGAGATTTAGGAGCAATTCAGACTTTTTTTGAAGCTATTTTCTTATTCGTAACACCTGTAATAGCTAATAAATTAGGAGCAAAAAGAACATTAATTCTTGCAGGTACTATTATGTCTATACGTATAATTGGATCTTCTTTGGAATGGGGTCCACTTTGGATTGCGGCAGTAAAATGTATTCATTCGTTTGAAAAACCATTATTTTTAGTTGGACAATTTAAATATATTTCTAAAAATTTTGATTTAAGATTATCAGCTTCTATTTATCTTGGTTGTTTATGTACAAGTTCTATTTGTGCAAGTATATTTTCTCCATTTTTTGGCAGTATGTATGAAAGTATAGGGTTTTCACAATCATATTTGTATATTGGTATTGTAGCAGGAATTTGTACGTTAATTTCACAAAAATTATTAATTAGTGATAATAAGCGTGTTATTGATTATAAAGAAATAATTCTTGCAGAAGAAAAAATGCAAGAACAGCGAAATAAAAAATAG